Proteins encoded together in one Yersinia mollaretii ATCC 43969 window:
- the ppsR gene encoding posphoenolpyruvate synthetase regulatory kinase/phosphorylase PpsR, which translates to MERSVFYISDGTAITAEVLGHAVLSQFPVKATTFTLPFVESAARAQEVCQKINQIYQETGVRPLVFYSIISPEVRELIQHSEGFCQDIVQALVAPLQGELGVSPQPVLNRTHGLTESNLGKYDARIAAIDYALAHDDGISLRNLDQAQVILLGVSRCGKTPTSLYLAMQFGIRAANYPFIADDMDNLQLPAALKPFQHKLFGLTINPERLAAIREERRENSRYASLRQCRMEVGEVEALFRKNQIRYLNSTNYSVEEISTKILDILGMSRRMF; encoded by the coding sequence GTGGAAAGAAGTGTTTTTTATATTTCTGATGGTACGGCAATTACTGCGGAAGTGCTGGGTCATGCCGTCCTATCGCAATTTCCGGTTAAAGCCACCACCTTTACACTGCCATTTGTTGAAAGTGCCGCGCGGGCGCAAGAAGTTTGCCAAAAGATTAATCAAATCTATCAGGAGACTGGGGTCAGGCCGCTGGTGTTTTATTCGATCATCAGCCCCGAAGTGCGGGAACTGATTCAGCACAGTGAAGGGTTCTGCCAAGATATTGTCCAAGCGCTGGTTGCGCCACTTCAGGGTGAACTTGGGGTGTCACCGCAACCGGTACTCAATCGCACCCACGGCTTAACCGAAAGTAATCTGGGCAAATACGATGCGCGTATTGCCGCCATCGATTATGCGCTGGCCCATGATGACGGTATTTCACTGCGTAATCTGGATCAGGCACAGGTGATTTTATTGGGCGTTTCCCGCTGTGGTAAAACCCCCACCAGCCTCTATTTAGCTATGCAGTTTGGCATTCGAGCCGCCAATTACCCCTTTATCGCCGATGATATGGATAATTTGCAGCTTCCCGCGGCGCTGAAACCCTTTCAGCACAAACTTTTTGGCTTGACCATTAACCCTGAGCGACTGGCCGCCATTCGTGAAGAGCGGCGAGAGAATAGCCGCTATGCTTCACTGCGCCAATGCCGGATGGAGGTAGGCGAAGTGGAGGCACTATTTCGCAAAAATCAGATTCGCTATCTGAACTCCACCAACTACTCCGTTGAGGAGATCTCCACCAAAATTCTGGATATTTTGGGCATGAGTCGCCGGATGTTCTAA
- a CDS encoding 3-deoxy-7-phosphoheptulonate synthase, which yields MHKTDELRTARIDSLITPQQLAEKLPISEAIADNVTASRKRIEKILTGEDPRLLVVVGPCSIHDLDAAIDYATRLNVLRARYQDRLEIVMRTYFEKPRTVVGWKGLISDPALDGSCQVNLGIEMARRLLLSVNELGLPTATEFLDMVTGQYIADLISWGAIGARTTESQIHREMASALSCPVGFKNGTDGNTRIAIDAIRAAQASHMFLSPDKHGQMTIYQTSGNPHGHIIMRGGKTPNYGAADIAAACDSLREFDLPEHLVVDFSHGNCQKMHRRQLEVAADIGQQIRAGSTAIVGVMAESFLIEGTQKIVAGQPLTYGQSITDPCLNWADTEQLLSLLADAVSSRF from the coding sequence ATGCATAAAACAGATGAACTGCGGACTGCGCGCATCGACAGCTTAATCACGCCACAACAACTGGCGGAGAAGTTGCCGATTTCAGAGGCCATTGCCGATAACGTGACAGCGTCACGTAAACGGATTGAGAAGATACTCACCGGTGAAGACCCGCGTCTACTGGTGGTGGTCGGCCCCTGTTCAATTCATGACCTTGATGCCGCGATTGATTACGCCACTCGCCTTAATGTATTGCGAGCGCGCTATCAAGACCGCCTCGAAATCGTCATGCGCACTTATTTCGAAAAGCCGCGCACTGTCGTCGGCTGGAAGGGGCTGATCTCCGATCCCGCTCTTGATGGCTCCTGTCAGGTCAATCTGGGCATTGAGATGGCGCGCAGATTGCTGTTGTCAGTCAATGAGTTAGGGCTACCGACCGCCACTGAATTCCTTGATATGGTGACCGGCCAGTATATTGCCGACCTGATCAGTTGGGGCGCGATTGGCGCACGAACCACCGAAAGCCAGATTCATCGCGAAATGGCCTCAGCCCTCTCTTGCCCGGTCGGGTTCAAAAATGGCACTGATGGCAATACCCGCATTGCCATTGATGCGATTCGTGCCGCACAAGCCAGCCATATGTTTCTATCGCCAGATAAGCATGGCCAGATGACGATTTACCAGACCAGCGGTAACCCACACGGCCACATCATCATGCGCGGCGGGAAAACACCTAACTATGGCGCGGCCGACATCGCCGCAGCCTGTGACAGCCTGCGTGAGTTTGATCTCCCCGAACATCTGGTGGTGGATTTCAGCCACGGCAATTGCCAAAAAATGCATCGCCGCCAGCTTGAAGTGGCCGCCGATATTGGTCAGCAGATCCGCGCTGGCTCGACCGCTATTGTCGGTGTGATGGCGGAAAGCTTCCTGATTGAAGGGACACAGAAAATTGTTGCGGGTCAACCTCTGACTTATGGGCAATCCATTACTGACCCTTGTCTAAATTGGGCCGACACTGAGCAATTATTAAGCTTATTGGCCGATGCGGTCAGTAGCCGCTTTTAA
- the hemP gene encoding hemin uptake protein HemP: MSNAIYPFQATNSTTDDPSALLPLSCINSEQLLGQHDVVTINHQGQLYYLRQTKAGKLILTK; the protein is encoded by the coding sequence ATGTCCAATGCCATCTATCCTTTCCAAGCGACCAACAGCACCACAGATGATCCCTCTGCGCTTTTACCTCTCTCATGCATCAACAGCGAACAGCTACTCGGTCAGCATGATGTGGTGACCATCAATCATCAAGGACAGCTCTACTATTTACGCCAAACCAAAGCAGGAAAACTGATACTGACTAAATAA
- a CDS encoding TonB-dependent hemoglobin/transferrin/lactoferrin family receptor yields the protein MSRFFRLSSSSLAITLALSPLATARPAAESQNDTLVVTTQRPATDSFSTPGTLTVIDASLPQKQTATTAAEMLQSLPGVNVTGAGRTNGQNVNIRGYDQYGVLVLMDGIRQGISGTNINGTFIDPALVKQVSVIRSPSTSLFGSGAMGGVIAFQTVDAADLLAEDQDLGFRISNYSASAYQSQGAAVSVFGRTDNLDGLIALSKRKVGDIRQSNGYDAPNDEDVNNLLLKGTAYLAEGQSVTTGLRYYNNRAQQPKMANQSQPNPRMNPMMERLTRQRDADLTYRLQPQHLDWLDFTTKVYYSEINISDHVSARDYGNRKQATAGIKLENRSALFTDSPAAHLLTYGAESYHQQQAPQGLVGSFPPAKVGFASGWLQDEITLRHLPVTLLAGTRFDRYNNSRVGFADREAKKWSTRGAVTVNPTDWFLLFGAYSQAFRTPTLAEFYNNSNHFWTNYWTPNPALTPESNITREAGFGLHFDSLLTDKDSVKFKTSYFAIDAENRITSDVSRTISQYINIPRSKSWGWDASLDYQNPWFDWTLAYNRTRGINLETRKYINSINPDTVTSRLNIPIAQTGLSAGWVATMVANTHFMKNNDAQQMSGEPYKSQNGYTLHDFYLSYGGQGAFKGVTTSAVLSNAFNKEHYSPQELPQDGRNAKLLMSYQW from the coding sequence ATGTCTCGTTTCTTTCGTTTGTCTTCATCCAGTCTAGCAATCACTTTGGCGTTATCGCCCCTCGCCACTGCCCGTCCGGCTGCCGAGAGTCAAAACGACACTCTTGTCGTGACGACTCAGCGCCCTGCAACAGACAGTTTTAGTACCCCCGGAACCCTCACCGTCATTGATGCATCATTACCCCAAAAACAAACTGCGACCACTGCCGCAGAGATGCTGCAAAGTCTCCCCGGTGTCAACGTAACGGGTGCTGGCCGCACCAACGGGCAGAATGTCAACATCCGAGGTTATGACCAATATGGTGTGCTGGTATTAATGGATGGTATCCGTCAGGGAATTAGTGGCACCAATATCAACGGGACTTTCATTGATCCGGCATTAGTTAAACAGGTCAGCGTCATTCGCAGCCCATCAACCTCACTGTTCGGTAGCGGTGCCATGGGAGGTGTGATTGCTTTCCAAACAGTGGATGCGGCCGATTTGTTAGCTGAAGATCAAGATCTGGGTTTCCGTATCAGCAACTATAGTGCTAGCGCATATCAGAGTCAGGGGGCCGCTGTGTCTGTTTTTGGCCGAACCGATAATCTGGACGGCCTTATTGCCCTGAGTAAACGTAAGGTCGGAGATATACGCCAAAGTAATGGTTATGATGCACCCAATGATGAGGATGTGAATAACCTGCTGCTCAAAGGCACTGCCTACCTTGCTGAGGGTCAGTCAGTCACCACGGGCCTGCGCTATTACAACAACCGCGCGCAGCAACCTAAAATGGCTAATCAGAGTCAACCCAATCCACGAATGAACCCCATGATGGAGCGGTTAACACGGCAACGCGATGCCGATCTGACCTACCGACTGCAACCGCAACACCTCGATTGGCTGGATTTCACCACCAAAGTCTACTATTCCGAGATAAATATCAGCGATCACGTGAGTGCTCGAGATTATGGCAACCGCAAGCAAGCCACGGCGGGGATAAAACTGGAGAACCGAAGCGCGCTATTTACCGACAGTCCAGCAGCGCATTTACTCACTTACGGAGCAGAGAGCTACCACCAGCAACAGGCCCCACAGGGCTTAGTGGGTAGCTTCCCGCCAGCCAAAGTCGGGTTTGCATCCGGTTGGTTGCAAGATGAAATCACCTTGCGCCACCTGCCGGTGACCCTACTGGCGGGAACCCGTTTCGACCGTTATAACAACAGCCGAGTGGGATTTGCTGATCGAGAGGCAAAAAAATGGTCAACGCGGGGAGCGGTGACCGTTAATCCGACAGATTGGTTCTTGCTGTTTGGGGCCTACAGTCAGGCATTCCGTACCCCCACGTTAGCGGAGTTTTATAACAATTCAAATCACTTTTGGACAAACTACTGGACCCCCAATCCCGCATTAACCCCCGAAAGTAATATCACCCGTGAAGCGGGCTTTGGCTTACATTTTGATTCTCTGCTGACGGATAAGGATTCAGTTAAATTCAAAACCAGCTATTTTGCGATTGATGCTGAAAACCGCATTACCAGTGATGTTAGTCGCACGATTTCTCAGTATATTAATATCCCGCGTAGCAAAAGCTGGGGATGGGATGCCTCATTGGATTATCAAAACCCGTGGTTTGACTGGACACTGGCCTATAACCGCACCCGAGGTATCAATCTCGAAACCCGCAAATATATTAACAGCATCAATCCAGATACGGTCACCAGCCGCCTGAATATCCCTATCGCCCAGACAGGTCTAAGCGCGGGCTGGGTCGCGACGATGGTCGCCAACACCCACTTTATGAAAAACAATGATGCTCAGCAGATGTCAGGAGAACCCTATAAGTCGCAAAACGGCTATACCCTACATGATTTTTATCTGAGTTATGGTGGGCAAGGTGCCTTTAAAGGCGTCACCACTTCAGCCGTACTGAGTAATGCTTTCAACAAAGAACACTACTCACCACAAGAACTCCCCCAAGATGGGCGCAATGCTAAACTACTGATGAGCTACCAGTGGTGA
- a CDS encoding protein adenylyltransferase SelO — MLPDDATGADNAPQFKNSYGQQLSGFYTHLQPTPLKGAHLLYHSEPLAQELGLDASWFSGPKAAVWAGETLLPGMEPLAQVYSGHQFGVWAGQLGDGRGILLGEQQLSDGRSMDWHLKGAGLTPYSRMGDGRAVLRSVVREFLASEALHHLGIPTSRALTIVTSHHPVYREQPDRGAMLLRVAESHVRFGHFEHFYYRQQPEQVKQLADYVIARHWPQFVGHTEQYLLWFTDVVKRTARLMAHWQTVGFAHGVMNTDNMSILGITMDYGPFGFLDDYVPGYICNHSDHQGRYAFDNQPAVALWNLHRLGQALSGLMSVEQLQLALNAYEPELMAAYGQQMRAKLGLFDSGDQDNDLLTELLSLMIREGRDYTRTFRLLSEVEIHSAQSPLRDDFVDRAGFDSWYSRYRARLQQESVDDAQRQHAMKAVNPKYILRNYLAQLAIDHAEKDDIQPLQRLHQALQHPFADQPEFDDLAALPPDWGKHLEISCSS, encoded by the coding sequence ATGTTACCTGATGACGCGACTGGCGCGGATAACGCCCCGCAATTTAAAAATAGCTATGGTCAACAGCTGAGCGGCTTCTATACGCATTTGCAGCCAACGCCATTAAAAGGGGCGCATCTGCTCTATCACAGTGAGCCATTGGCGCAAGAACTGGGGCTGGATGCCAGTTGGTTTAGCGGCCCGAAAGCGGCGGTATGGGCGGGTGAGACACTGTTACCGGGCATGGAGCCGCTGGCACAGGTCTACAGCGGTCACCAGTTTGGTGTGTGGGCGGGGCAGCTTGGTGATGGCCGCGGTATTTTGCTGGGAGAACAACAGTTGAGTGACGGTCGCAGTATGGATTGGCACTTGAAAGGGGCGGGCTTAACACCCTATTCGCGTATGGGGGATGGGCGCGCCGTATTGCGCTCGGTGGTCAGAGAGTTTTTGGCTTCCGAAGCCTTGCACCATCTGGGGATACCTACCAGCCGTGCCTTGACCATCGTGACCAGTCACCACCCGGTTTATCGCGAGCAACCGGATCGCGGGGCGATGTTGCTGCGGGTGGCTGAGAGCCATGTGCGCTTCGGTCATTTTGAGCACTTCTACTATCGGCAGCAGCCAGAGCAAGTCAAGCAACTGGCCGACTATGTTATTGCACGCCACTGGCCGCAGTTTGTCGGTCATACGGAACAGTACCTACTCTGGTTTACCGATGTGGTAAAACGCACTGCACGCTTAATGGCGCATTGGCAAACGGTGGGTTTTGCCCATGGGGTGATGAATACCGATAATATGTCGATTCTTGGCATCACCATGGACTATGGCCCATTTGGTTTCCTTGATGATTATGTCCCCGGATATATCTGCAATCACTCCGATCACCAAGGGCGTTATGCTTTTGATAATCAACCAGCGGTCGCACTGTGGAACCTGCACCGGCTAGGGCAAGCGCTCTCTGGGTTAATGTCGGTGGAACAATTGCAGCTAGCGCTGAATGCTTATGAGCCAGAGCTTATGGCGGCTTATGGTCAGCAGATGCGCGCCAAATTAGGTCTCTTCGACAGCGGCGATCAGGATAACGACCTGCTGACGGAGTTATTGAGTTTGATGATCAGAGAGGGGCGAGATTATACCCGCACATTCCGTCTGTTGAGTGAGGTTGAAATCCACTCGGCACAATCGCCATTGCGGGATGATTTTGTCGACAGAGCCGGTTTTGACAGTTGGTACAGCCGCTATCGCGCCCGTTTGCAACAAGAGTCGGTTGACGATGCACAGCGCCAGCACGCAATGAAAGCGGTTAATCCTAAATATATACTGCGAAATTATTTGGCACAGTTGGCGATTGATCATGCTGAAAAGGACGATATTCAGCCGTTACAGCGTTTGCATCAGGCATTGCAGCACCCTTTTGCCGATCAACCTGAGTTTGATGATCTGGCGGCGTTACCGCCCGATTGGGGCAAACATCTGGAAATTTCCTGCTCCAGTTAA
- a CDS encoding lipoate--protein ligase A: protein MSSLRLLISDSYDPWFNLAVEECIFRQMSPDQRVLFLWRNANTVVIGRAQNPWKECNTRRMEQDGVKLARRSSGGGAVFHDLGNTCFTFMAGKPEYDKTLSTQIILNALASLGIQATASGRNDLVVVKEDGERKVSGSAYKETKDRGFHHGTLLLSADLNRLADYLNPDPKKLQAKGITSVRSRVTNLVELLPGIDHPQICAAIEQAFFDYYDEKVAAEIISPQALPDLPGFTEQFAKQSTWEWNFGQAPAFSHLVDTRFVWGGIDLHFDVVHGAIDRCQIFTDSLNPAPLEALAERLQGATYRPVAINAVCQQLSDDFPESQADLLQVRHWLAEVLR, encoded by the coding sequence ATGTCATCCCTTCGCTTACTCATTTCTGATTCTTATGATCCTTGGTTTAATCTGGCCGTAGAAGAGTGCATTTTTCGTCAAATGTCCCCGGATCAACGGGTGCTGTTTTTATGGCGAAACGCCAATACCGTGGTCATCGGTCGTGCTCAGAATCCATGGAAAGAGTGTAATACACGGCGCATGGAACAAGATGGCGTGAAACTGGCACGGCGCAGCAGTGGCGGCGGGGCGGTATTCCATGACTTGGGCAATACCTGCTTCACCTTTATGGCCGGTAAGCCAGAATATGATAAAACTCTATCAACTCAAATTATTCTCAATGCTCTGGCTTCGCTGGGGATTCAGGCTACCGCCTCTGGCCGCAATGACTTGGTGGTGGTTAAGGAGGATGGCGAGCGCAAAGTCTCGGGCTCCGCTTACAAAGAGACCAAAGATCGTGGCTTTCATCACGGCACACTATTGCTGAGTGCTGATCTGAATCGTCTGGCGGATTACCTTAATCCCGATCCGAAAAAATTACAGGCCAAAGGGATTACCTCAGTGCGTTCCCGAGTCACCAATCTGGTGGAGTTGTTGCCGGGCATTGACCACCCGCAGATTTGTGCCGCTATTGAGCAGGCATTTTTCGATTATTACGATGAAAAGGTCGCCGCAGAGATCATCTCCCCACAAGCATTGCCGGACCTTCCCGGTTTCACCGAGCAATTTGCCAAACAGAGCACTTGGGAATGGAACTTTGGTCAAGCTCCGGCCTTTAGCCATTTAGTCGATACTCGCTTTGTTTGGGGCGGGATTGATCTACATTTTGATGTAGTACATGGGGCTATTGATCGCTGTCAAATATTCACCGACAGCTTGAATCCAGCACCGCTGGAGGCGCTAGCCGAGCGGCTACAGGGCGCGACTTATCGCCCTGTAGCCATCAATGCCGTCTGCCAGCAATTGAGTGATGATTTCCCTGAGTCACAAGCTGATTTGCTGCAAGTTCGCCACTGGCTGGCGGAGGTATTACGCTAA
- a CDS encoding NlpC/P60 family protein, with translation MRMRFWIFLISMILAGCSSHAPAPSGHLSDSIVVVAKLNEQLRQWEGTPYRNGGLDQSGVDCSGFVYRTFRDRFDMQLPRTTAAQTSLGTKVSRDDLMPGDLVFFKTGSGQNGLHVGIYDTNDEFIHASTSKGVIRSSLENVYWKRVYWQARRI, from the coding sequence ATGCGGATGCGTTTCTGGATCTTTCTGATCAGCATGATTCTTGCTGGCTGTAGCAGTCATGCACCGGCACCAAGTGGTCACTTGTCTGATTCTATTGTGGTGGTTGCCAAACTGAATGAGCAATTACGTCAATGGGAAGGCACGCCGTACCGAAATGGCGGGTTGGATCAAAGTGGCGTTGATTGTTCTGGATTTGTTTACCGCACCTTCCGCGATCGTTTTGATATGCAATTACCTCGCACGACAGCAGCACAAACCTCATTAGGCACGAAAGTCTCCCGTGATGATCTGATGCCCGGTGACTTAGTGTTCTTCAAAACCGGCAGTGGTCAGAATGGGCTACATGTGGGTATTTACGATACCAATGACGAATTTATCCATGCCTCAACAAGCAAAGGCGTTATCCGCTCATCACTGGAAAATGTGTACTGGAAACGTGTCTACTGGCAAGCGCGCCGTATCTAA
- the arnF gene encoding 4-amino-4-deoxy-L-arabinose-phosphoundecaprenol flippase subunit ArnF, with translation MKGYLWGVGSVVLVTIAQLMLKWGMMHTPLMSLADINGVFLAQHLTQLMAVICGLAGYALSMLCWFFALRYLPLNRAYPLLSLSYALVYLAAVLLPWFNESATLLKTVGAGFILLGIWLISTKPIKGA, from the coding sequence ATGAAAGGGTATCTGTGGGGAGTCGGCAGTGTCGTATTGGTGACTATTGCCCAATTAATGCTGAAATGGGGCATGATGCATACGCCATTAATGTCATTGGCTGACATTAATGGCGTGTTTTTAGCCCAGCACCTAACCCAATTAATGGCCGTCATCTGCGGGCTGGCAGGGTATGCCTTATCCATGTTGTGCTGGTTTTTCGCGTTAAGATATTTGCCGCTTAATCGCGCTTACCCATTACTGAGCCTCAGTTATGCGCTGGTTTATTTGGCCGCCGTATTACTGCCTTGGTTTAATGAATCCGCTACCTTGCTAAAAACCGTGGGGGCGGGGTTTATTCTGCTGGGTATCTGGCTGATCAGTACAAAGCCAATAAAAGGCGCTTAA
- the arnE gene encoding 4-amino-4-deoxy-L-arabinose-phosphoundecaprenol flippase subunit ArnE codes for MTSYLLLVMVSLLTCAGQLCQKQAAQCWDRPHEARLAPTLRWLAVAVMLLGLGMLLWLRLLQHLPLSVAYPLLSFNFVLVTLAAQLFYGEKATSRHWLGIAAIMFGILLISWR; via the coding sequence ATGACCAGTTACCTGCTATTGGTTATGGTCAGTTTATTGACCTGTGCGGGCCAATTGTGTCAGAAACAAGCAGCGCAATGTTGGGATCGGCCGCATGAAGCGCGGTTGGCCCCGACACTGCGCTGGCTTGCCGTCGCAGTCATGCTGCTTGGGTTGGGGATGTTGCTGTGGTTACGTTTATTGCAACATCTACCACTGAGTGTGGCCTATCCGTTACTCAGCTTTAATTTCGTGCTGGTTACTTTGGCCGCACAGCTATTTTATGGCGAAAAGGCAACCTCCCGTCACTGGTTGGGGATTGCCGCCATTATGTTTGGCATCCTGTTAATAAGTTGGCGCTGA